One part of the Rutidosis leptorrhynchoides isolate AG116_Rl617_1_P2 chromosome 1, CSIRO_AGI_Rlap_v1, whole genome shotgun sequence genome encodes these proteins:
- the LOC139886367 gene encoding root phototropism protein 3-like, giving the protein MWDSESESVTGRDYDNGVLSSTKHGVQTDRFEQRGKSWFVATDIPSDFLVQIGDVSFHLHKYPLLSRSGKMNRIIYDSRENDSSKVAMDEIPGGADAFELAAKFCYGIAVDLTAINISGLRCAAEYLEMTEDLEEGNLIFKTEAFLSYVVLSSWRDSIVVLKSCEQLSPWSENLQIVRRCSESIAWKACANPKGIRWQYTGKPMKKVSSPPSWNEMNKDSSSSPSRSPVPPDWWYEDVSILRIDHFVRVITAIKVKGMRYELVGAAITHYATKSIPGLIKDGNSNNSSSDFLNEQGTSINNNWKGGGGLHMIVSSGNNKDDHLHSSITQMRDQRMIIESLISIIPPQKDSVSCSFLLRLLRMANLLKVAPALVTELEKRVGMQFEQATLADLLIPSYNKTETMYDVDLVQRLLEHFLIQEQMEIMSSPGHQSMSEKHNMYEGGGMQRGTNNNSNAKMRVARLVDSYLTEVSRDKNLSLTKFQVLAEALPESARSCDDGLYRAIDSYLKAHPTLSEHERKRLCRVMDCQKLSMDACMHAAQNERLPLRVVVQVLFSEQVKISNAIASNSVNNKDTGGDSHYQPMVQNRKTLLEGTPVSFQEGWATAKKDINTLKFELETVKTKYLELQHDMENLQRQFDKITKPKQQSAWSSGWKKLSKMTKMSTMENNEAGSQINVAHARKTPRRWRNSIS; this is encoded by the exons ATGTGGGATTCAGAGTCCGAATCAGTTACCGGTAGAGACTATGATAATGGAGTCCTTTCTTCAACCAAACATGGTGTCCAAACGGATCGTTTCGAACAACGAGGCAAATCTTG GTTTGTTGCAACTGATATTCCCAGTGATTTCTTGGTTCAGATTGGTGATGTTAGTTTCCATTTGCACAAg TATCCCCTGCTATCAAGAAGTGGAAAAATGAACAGAATCATATATGATTCAAGAGAAAACGATTCAAGCAAAGTAGCCATGGATGAAATACCAGGTGGTGCAGATGCGTTTGAACTTGCAGCAAAATTCTGCTATGGAATCGCAGTTGATCTCACGGCCATCAACATCTCGGGGCTTCGATGTGCAGCCGAATATCTTGAAATGACAGAAGATTTGGAAGAAGGAAATCTGATATTCAAAACTGAAGCTTTTCTAAGTTATGTAGTGTTGTCATCATGGAGAGATTCAATTGTTGTACTCAAAAGTTGTGAACAGTTGTCTCCTTGGTCGGAGAATCTCCAAATCGTGAGGAGATGTAGCGAATCAATTGCTTGGAAAGCATGTGCGAACCCAAAAGGTATACGGTGGCAGTACACGGGAAAACCCATGAAGAAGGTTTCTAGCCCCCCGAGTTGGAATGAGATGAATAAGGATTCTTCTTCAAGCCCGAGTAGGAGCCCCGTTCCTCCTGATTGGTGGTACGAAGATGTTTCGATTCTTAGAATTGACCACTTTGTTCGTGTGATCACTGCAATTAAGGTAAAAGGAATGCGTTATGAATTGGTTGGAGCAGCAATAACACACTATGCCACAAAATCAATTCCGGGGTTGATCAAGGACGggaatagtaataatagtagtagtgaTTTTTTAAACGAACAAGGAACTAGTATTAACAACAATTGGAAAGGAGGAGGAGGGTTACACATGATCGTGTCATCCGGAAACAACAAAGATGACCACCTACATTCTTCCATCACTCAAATGAGAGATCAAAGAATGATCATCGAGAGCCTTATTAGCATTATTCCACCACAAAAAGATAGCGTTTCTTGCAGTTTTCTTCTTAGGTTGTTAAGAATGGCCAACTTATTAAAGGTGGCTCCAGCACTGGTTACAGAATTGGAAAAGCGAGTCGGGATGCAATTCGAACAGGCCACGTTGGCTGATCTTTTAATTCCGTCTTACAACAAAACTGAAACCATGTATGATGTTGATCTTGTTCAAAGACTTTTAGAGCATTTTTTGATTCAAGAACAAATGGAAATTATGTCAAGCCCTGGTCATCAATCAATGTCCGAAAAGCATAATATGTATGAAGGTGGTGGTATGCAACGAGGTACTAATAATAACTCAAATGCGAAAATGAGAGTTGCTAGGCTCGTCGACAGCTACCTCACGGAGGTCTCGAGAGATAAAAACCTTTCTTTAACAAAGTTTCAAGTACTTGCCGAGGCTTTGCCTGAATCAGCAAGGAGCTGCGACGATGGCCTCTATCGAGCCATTGATTCGTATCTTAAG GCTCACCCGACTCTTTCGGAACATGAACGAAAAAGACTGTGTAGAGTTATGGACTGCCAAAAGCTGTCGATGGATGCATGTATGCACGCTGCACAAAACGAGCGGCTTCCTCTTAGAGTAGTAGTACAAGTTCTGTTCTCTGAGCAGGTCAAAATCAGCAATGCCATTGCGAGTAATTCAGTTAATAATAAAGATACCGGTGGTGATTCTCACTACCAACCAATGGTTCAAAATCGGAAAACGTTGCTAGAAGGAACACCAGTGTCCTTTCAGGAAGGATGGGCTACTGCTAAAAAAGACATTAACACTCTTAAATTCGAGTTGGAGACAGTCAAGACAAAGTATCTGGAACTGCAACACGATATGGAGAATTTGCAACGGCAGTTTGATAAAATCACAAAACCTAAACAACAATCTGCATGGTCAAGTGGATGGAAGAAGTTGAGCAAGATGACAAAGATGAGCACCATGGAAAATAATGAAGCCGGAAGTCAGATTAATGTAGCACATGCCAGAAAGACACCGCGAAGGTGGAGGAATTCGATTTCATAA